GATCTGTCTTCTACCCAAACACCTGCTTGCTTCCAGCCAGTCCTCTCCTCACTCCTTCATAGGCTACAGACCCTAGCTTTGTTGCATCATCCTATCACCTCCAGGAATCAGACCCAgacttctgcattaatgaatattcagtttaaccctggcCACATTGCAGAGGGATAATAGAGCAGCAACAAAAGAAGAAGTTCtacagcagttatcagctacagtccatGCACTTTCAATCATCAACTATATAAAAGGGTCAAAAGCCTGTCCCTTATACAAAAATACTGATATTGCATAGAACGGGTTTTAATAAAGTAACACATGTTCATGAGATTGTTTACATTaagatcacattcacatatatagcTAATATCTTATAGTGACACACTAGGTAATAAAACCAAAAGATTACCATCACACTCAGGGAACTAGCAACTTCTAGAGGAAGTCTGAAATGAGTGTAGTTAAGATAGCAAGTCATCTAATctattcaaatagtttttatttggATTTGACCATTTACATTTTAAACTATAACTATATGTGAATGAAGCACACATTAGGTAACTAACTTTATGTGTATTTTACAGGTTTGCTGTGAATTGGAAGAATGTCAAAATCCCTTTCTAGATCTCCAGCCATCAGACAATGGGTGGGATCAGTTTTTTGTTTACCATCAAGAAAGCCCATTGGTGACCTGTGACCAAATTGCAGCAATCATCAAAGATGCCATCAACAGAAGACGTATAGGCATGGTTCCCAATAGCCGTACTTCCTCTACAGAGGCTGTTGCAGGGAGTGCTCCCTTGTCTCAGGGTTCATCTGGTATTATGGAATTATATGGCTCTGATGTAGACCCTCCTCAAAATCCTGTGAATTTTCCAGATAATCAGCAGGAGGCAAATGGATCTGCACAAGTCCAGGTGGATGTCAACATAGATCTTGTAAGCCCAGACAGTGGCCTTGCTACAATAAGAAGCAGCCGTTCATCTAAAGAGAGCTCTGTTTTTCTTAGTGATGACAGTCCAGTTGCTGAAGCTGCTGGTTCTCATCATAATTTTTCTGCAGGTATTGATTCTTATGGGCCTATCCCAGAATGTGtcatcattgaagaagaaacaCCTTCATCCAGAAACAGTGATAACATTGATCTTTTCAGCTTTGATCTAGCTCCAAACATTCATTCTGAATCTTCTTCACATTCTGCTGACTATTCAATGGCTGATGATTTTTTCTTTCAGAGTGATTCCTCAGAAGGACAGCAAGCTGTTGCTCAGAAAGAACATAATGAATTGCGGTTCTACAGAGAAAATATGGCTAACTGTTCAACCTCATTATTGCAAACAAAAGTTGCTAATGTTTCATTAGCGGAAGTAGAAAATATAAGTTTAGTAGAATTTGATGACAACTTCATGCATAGTCCTGAGAACCATGAGGACTTATGTGATAAAAATCCAAGTATTAGTGATCTGGCTGAATATGATGCCACTTTATCTTCTGAGGTCCTTGGACAAGCAGAAGTTAAAGTTCCCCCAACACCAATGAACAGTTTAGTTGAAAGTTCTCCACTGGATAATGGACCACCAACCTTTTTCTCAGATGATGTCATAGAAAATTTAAACAAACTAGGATCTTCAGACATATCTCAGGTTAAATATGGATACTGGAGGAATGGAGAGGACCCAGATGCCCTGTTGAATGACACATGGAGTTCAAGTGAACAGGAGTCCGTATTTCAAAGCCCAGACTCTTGGAAAGACCAAAAGCCAAAGGACTATAGTGAAAGTAGAAACTTAGTTGATTCATTTCAACTAATGGGACCATCCTGTTACAGACAAAATAACAGAGGCAAGCATGATGAAAATGCTATGCAAGAAACCAGACCTTATTCTGATTTATGGAAATCAAACAAACCATTTCATGGCGGGTCAGATCCATGGTGTGATTCCTCAGATAAATTTGTAAAGTGTAACAATGAACCAGATAATTCTTGGAGCGCATTGCATGGCGTAAAACATAGGAAATATTTCACAGAAGTGAATGAAGTAGGTGATACAGAGAGTGACCAGTCTTCTGAAAATACTCCCGTTGCCATGGAAACTAAAATGGGTCAAGATATGCTCGAAGAAAACAAACATACCAAAAAGGCAAATGGAATTCCTAATTTAGCATTAAGTTCAAAATGCAATGTCTTTGAATCAGATATAGAAGCAACTACTGATTTAAAACACATACACAGAAATCTTTGTGGCTGGGACTTATATGACCGTAATCAAGAGCCAAGTGCTATAGATGACCATATTGCCTGGGAAGATCCCTTTTTGTCTTATAGATGTATTGATTTTACATCTCCTGCTACAAGTAAGGATTGCATAGTTTCTCCTCCAGACACCAACTACTCCACATCTGACTCAATTTCATCACCTCTTTGTGATGATGAGTTGCATGAAAACTTGTGGCAAGAGCAAAATGCAGATGAGCAAACTCAAAATTTCTTACCTGCTGCCTACACTGAGGAACCCATATTAAATAATACAAGTGCACCAAATTCTGCAAATAGTGATGTGAATGAAGGAGAATCTCCTGCCTTTTCCATAACAACTGAGAAAATGATTGAAGCTGTTGTCAAAATGCAAGAAAACGACACAATGAACAACCAGAAAATTTTCTTATTGCAAGACACTGGCACTGAATgcaacaatggaaaaaaaaaagtacttaataGAATACATTTATCTAATGAGATTGATGACAGGTCGGAATGTTCACCCAAAGCAAGCAATGAAAATATATTTCAGTTTTCTGTTGCAAGTAATTGTTCAAGTCCTTTTGATATTATTACGAGTGATTTTCAGAGCTGCTTGTTGCCATGTACCTCAAAAGATTTATCGCCAAATAATTTATCAGATAATACTTTGTTAAGAAAGCATGAGCCTCATCCAAAAGTTCATAAACATAGCAGTTTAAACACTGATCTCTTTGATGACCTTGAGTCTGTAAAGCCACCAGCTATCCAACTGGGTTGTTCTACTCTACCACAGAAGGTATTAAAAGTGTCTGAAACACAGAATGAAACCACAGGCGACCGTCAGCTCATGTTTCACACACAAGAAGATGAAAACTTTGATGTCAACATTAATCGTGAATATGAAGATGCTTGGGATTTGCAGTGTGACACAGAATCTTCTTCTTTAAACACTCCAGATGAATTGGACAATTCTAGCTTACGTTATTTACCAAATGTTAATCTGCTTAATAATTCTGTTTCAAGTAAAAAAGAAGGCCACGAGGCCTTAAACAAAGATACAGATTCAGTTATTCATTTGTCACCTGTCAATGAAACTAGATTTCAGGCCAATAATGACAATCCTGAGAATTTAACTCAGAACTCATACCCAGAGACTTACAAGTTACAAAAGCCCTCATTTTCAGAAAAACGTTCACTTACTGAAAAAGAATCTGTTAGCAAGAAGATTGAAATTAAAGAAAATCATTTCAACCCTTCAAACCTTACTGTTGAAGGTGCTGCTTGCCAAGATGATATAGTAAATAGTCCTCAGAGCATCTCAGGATCTGCTGAAACTGATTCAGATTTAAGTCCAGAGGTAGTTAATATCAATACATCTGAAGAACTAAAAATGAATGCTTGTTATAATGAAAACAATCTAAGTGGCTCTTCACTTTCCAGTTCAACAAGCCCAGAGCCAGCGGCCGATGGCTGTAACACTACATATGATGAGCCAACGTGTGCAAGTAAAAATAGATATCTTCCAGTTTCAAAAAATAATGTGCAACTCTACAGCTTCTTGAAATGTAATTCAGATACAAGTGATAATGTTAATGCCCAGAAGAGCTCACTAAACACCATTAACAAAGTTCCAATGAATCTAGATATTTGGAATACTCGGGTATGTGAAGAGTCTGAGTCTTCAACTTCTAGCCCTGAGTCAAATGAAGTTCTAGATAATTCCAGTTCATTGGAGAAAGATACCAAAAACAGTTTTGAGAAGCAACTATTGGATTTGGAGTCTACAGGATCAACATTTTTTGAGAACAATGAGTCAAATTCAACTACTCCAGGCATAGAAGACCAAACATTAGAAGAGCAGATAGGTTGGGTCCACAACTTTTCTTCTTTGGAGTACAAAGCAGAACAGAGCAATACAGATCTTGATGTAACTGAATCTACTCTATATCATAACAGTCTAGTGGATTGCTCTGCTGTAGTTCCAAATGTCAGGAATGCAATATTATTACAAACATTATTACCTGACTACAAGAATTCCGAACAGCAAGAAAATGAAATATTAGAATATTCCTCCTTTGTTTCACAAAGCAATACACTGTCACAAATTGAACAAAGCCATTGGCCTACAAGAAATTGTAAGTGTGCAGATATAGTCCCCTTGGCATCATTTAGTGGAGACTATCCTTCACTTCATCATTGCTTTGAGGATCCTTCAAAGGAAAAGGAAAATTCATTAAATATCTGGACAAGAAATGCAGATGTTAGCTTTACATCTCCGTCTGACTCTGAAGATAACTTCAACCCTAAATTAAACAGAGAAAATGATATACAGGTTGTCCAACATGTTAAAGAAACAGATTTCATGGCGAAAGTTCAAAGCAATTTTCCAAATATTTGTAAAAACAACCAAACTCATATTGTAAATGAGCAAGGTAATTTATATACTCTGCCAGGTTACAACGATGTAAATACTAAAACAAACCCGATAAACATATCAGACACTACAGAAATAAGCAATACAAACTGTGGTCTACAGGATGATGACTTGGTGTCCATTGGTGAGCTTGAACACAATAGTATAATAAGTAGCTTTGAGCATTGTGAACGATTACACTCTGCAAGTTCCTTGCACTCCGACTTTATGCCTGATATCTTAGATGACCACAATCTGGAATCTTCTCCTTTTTTTTGTGTGGATCCAGACCTTTGGAACATGgcagaaaaaaattgcaataacgtaTCTTTAAAAGACAGTCCTGATGTGTTAAATAGTTGTGAGAACAGTTCCCAGGCTTCTGATAGCCCAGATCTCTGTAAAGAGTATGAAAATGGTCAACTCTACAGGCAGCAGTTAAACGTATGGACAGACTACTTCCCAAGAACAGCAGCACAATCTGACAGTTCAAATGTGAGTCAATATGATTCTCAGGAACAGGAACCTTCAAAAACATCGAGTACGTCTGCTAGTAATGTCTTGGAGTTAGATTTCATTGATCATGAAAATCATAGCAGTGTAAGAACTGATACTGCTAACGCAGTGTTTTTTGTCAAACATAATGTTGACTTAATTCTTAGAGGCCAAAGTCCATCAACTAGAGAGAATGAATATTTGATAAGACCAGAGACATCAAATATAATGTTTGTAGACAATGCATCACTAATTAGTCATAGTGAGGAGGCTGAAGATCTTAACCAGATAAGAGGTACACAGGCAAAAGAAGAGGATGCACATCTGAATCCACTTCTAAATAGCAAAGAAGCTGGGAAAGATGCTGGATTCACAGAAAGGATTCTGAATAACCCGATTTCTCCTCCAGGTGGCAACATTGGACTGCATAATGGTAAGAACATTAACCATAGTTTCTAAATATTAAGCTAGGTTCAAACCTTGCTATTTGGCTGGTGCTCCACACTGCAACGCACATAGTGCATTGTCTCTCAGTGCACTGCAGTGTGGCACATCTCCATCTTTAATGCACGTTAggatgccattcagaatgaatggcaccgcaTTGCAACATCGCAAGTAGCGCACAGTACCGTCCAATGCGGTAACATGTACAGAAATATGCACGTTCCCACAACCTGACACTGTGAACAGAACCTTAAAGTGCTGTCTAAATTCTGTGACTATGGCTTTAAGCTCTAAATGTTGGTAAACTGACATTTATGAATGAGGACAAAAGCAAAGCTCCGGTATATTACACAGTATGATatccacacttatgccctgtacacacgattttctgacggaaaatgttcgatgggagcttgttgcaaattccgactgtgtgaaggctccatcgaacattttccatcggaatttccgtcacacaaaatttgagacctggatctcaaattttccgacaacaaaatccgttgtcgtaaattccgatcctgtgtacacaattccgacgcacaaaattccacgcatgctcggaatcaagcagaagaaccgcattggctattgaacttaatttttctcggctcgtcgtacc
This window of the Aquarana catesbeiana isolate 2022-GZ linkage group LG01, ASM4218655v1, whole genome shotgun sequence genome carries:
- the PRUNE2 gene encoding protein prune homolog 2 isoform X9, translating into MEEFLQRTKSTLDQSKHLEKVHIAIGNKCCDLDSIISTLAYAYYLDKMTSPSVLCLPVLNVTRVEFSFYSETRFILEELDIPESYLTFKDEINLHRLNEEEKLSVTLVNFSAFTSEDENLASSIVKIINPGKRFDGDQGIHDSSSAFVAREILQEAPELVTCQLAHLLRGSILFCCLSAEHERLPTEQEEIIGILEQRFPELLSREELISSLQETRLHTQGASLEEIILKEFKELSDGDIKVAITTMHMSLEDLMSYRNIIGDLKVFLDKYEIDILILLASYTCGEQSSRQQIAVYSDNPELCSQVCCELEECQNPFLDLQPSDNGWDQFFVYHQESPLVTCDQIAAIIKDAINRRRIGMVPNSRTSSTEAVAGSAPLSQGSSGIMELYGSDVDPPQNPVNFPDNQQEANGSAQVQVDVNIDLVSPDSGLATIRSSRSSKESSVFLSDDSPVAEAAGSHHNFSAGIDSYGPIPECVIIEEETPSSRNSDNIDLFSFDLAPNIHSESSSHSADYSMADDFFFQSDSSEGQQAVAQKEHNELRFYRENMANCSTSLLQTKVANVSLAEVENISLVEFDDNFMHSPENHEDLCDKNPSISDLAEYDATLSSEVLGQAEVKVPPTPMNSLVESSPLDNGPPTFFSDDVIENLNKLGSSDISQVKYGYWRNGEDPDALLNDTWSSSEQESVFQSPDSWKDQKPKDYSESRNLVDSFQLMGPSCYRQNNRGKHDENAMQETRPYSDLWKSNKPFHGGSDPWCDSSDKFVKCNNEPDNSWSALHGVKHRKYFTEVNEVGDTESDQSSENTPVAMETKMGQDMLEENKHTKKANGIPNLALSSKCNVFESDIEATTDLKHIHRNLCGWDLYDRNQEPSAIDDHIAWEDPFLSYRCIDFTSPATSKDCIVSPPDTNYSTSDSISSPLCDDELHENLWQEQNADEQTQNFLPAAYTEEPILNNTSAPNSANSDVNEGESPAFSITTEKMIEAVVKMQENDTMNNQKIFLLQDTGTECNNGKKKVLNRIHLSNEIDDRSECSPKASNENIFQFSVASNCSSPFDIITSDFQSCLLPCTSKDLSPNNLSDNTLLRKHEPHPKVHKHSSLNTDLFDDLESVKPPAIQLGCSTLPQKVLKVSETQNETTGDRQLMFHTQEDENFDVNINREYEDAWDLQCDTESSSLNTPDELDNSSLRYLPNVNLLNNSVSSKKEGHEALNKDTDSVIHLSPVNETRFQANNDNPENLTQNSYPETYKLQKPSFSEKRSLTEKESVSKKIEIKENHFNPSNLTVEGAACQDDIVNSPQSISGSAETDSDLSPEVVNINTSEELKMNACYNENNLSGSSLSSSTSPEPAADGCNTTYDEPTCASKNRYLPVSKNNVQLYSFLKCNSDTSDNVNAQKSSLNTINKVPMNLDIWNTRVCEESESSTSSPESNEVLDNSSSLEKDTKNSFEKQLLDLESTGSTFFENNESNSTTPGIEDQTLEEQIGWVHNFSSLEYKAEQSNTDLDVTESTLYHNSLVDCSAVVPNVRNAILLQTLLPDYKNSEQQENEILEYSSFVSQSNTLSQIEQSHWPTRNCKCADIVPLASFSGDYPSLHHCFEDPSKEKENSLNIWTRNADVSFTSPSDSEDNFNPKLNRENDIQVVQHVKETDFMAKVQSNFPNICKNNQTHIVNEQGNLYTLPGYNDVNTKTNPINISDTTEISNTNCGLQDDDLVSIGELEHNSIISSFEHCERLHSASSLHSDFMPDILDDHNLESSPFFCVDPDLWNMAEKNCNNVSLKDSPDVLNSCENSSQASDSPDLCKEYENGQLYRQQLNVWTDYFPRTAAQSDSSNVSQYDSQEQEPSKTSSTSASNVLELDFIDHENHSSVRTDTANAVFFVKHNVDLILRGQSPSTRENEYLIRPETSNIMFVDNASLISHSEEAEDLNQIRGTQAKEEDAHLNPLLNSKEAGKDAGFTERILNNPISPPGGNIGLHNDTDTIFQKAMPDTVFSAESPDTVQSTSMTIVSENQDTYESRFHPFHLGEKSPSILLQRRQSKKTSEEISEHSWSIILSQTETSDTSPEDIFSRADTGDGDRDLALYEECDIQERSQTAIRDNDYAELEESFELCKMDVSDTRTSTATNNDFFSYGKGLHSKLSPEGGACALHLGKNADEQRSPVLDNVGMDIPYDAAEIRPEPPNSLDLNGSHARKIKLTAPNINLSLDHSEGSLLSDDNLDTPDELDINVDDLDTPDEADSFDYTGQDDRPALGHSVQQNFDSIEEYTAEEERADNKLWRTVIIGEQEQRINMKAIEPYKKVISHGGYYGEDVNAIIVFAACFLPDSSHTDYNYVMENLFLYVISTLELMVAEDYMIVYLNGATPRRKMPGLGWMKRCYQMIDRRSKFSSKIKYVSSLAELRELIPMDYVQIPESIIKLDEELKESEANCAHLHGGARRERKPEEGCIRTQREDIGGLYGQELHVCRPSQK